The following proteins are co-located in the Sporosarcina pasteurii genome:
- a CDS encoding peptidylprolyl isomerase has product MVKKWLNTKVKVGLAALSLVVITGCSNGESVATVDGEKITKDELYEILVQSNGQQALDALIDEKIVNLEVKKEDIKVSDEEIDEEITKFIENAGGEEAFNNALEQSGMTEKDFKDDVIQYLSIRKLMEPRVEVTDEEIETYFEENKEAFNVEEQVEARHILVEDEKTANEIVQKLEDGEDFAELAKEYSTDEGSGALGGDLGFFTRGRMVPEFEEKAFSLKVGEISEPVKSEYGYHIIEVLDKKEAKDAVFEDHVVEIREKLFEDKMQTEYVTWLEEAREKYDIKNNLDK; this is encoded by the coding sequence ATGGTTAAGAAATGGTTGAATACGAAAGTAAAGGTCGGATTGGCGGCCCTAAGTTTAGTCGTAATCACTGGTTGTTCAAATGGGGAGTCTGTTGCCACTGTTGATGGTGAAAAAATTACAAAAGATGAACTGTATGAAATTCTTGTACAATCTAATGGACAACAAGCACTTGATGCTTTAATCGATGAAAAAATTGTAAATCTTGAAGTGAAGAAAGAAGACATCAAAGTTTCGGATGAAGAAATTGATGAGGAAATTACGAAATTCATTGAAAATGCAGGTGGCGAAGAAGCATTTAATAACGCATTAGAACAAAGTGGTATGACAGAAAAAGATTTTAAAGATGATGTCATTCAATACTTATCCATTCGTAAATTAATGGAACCACGTGTTGAAGTAACGGACGAAGAAATTGAAACGTACTTTGAAGAAAATAAAGAGGCCTTTAATGTTGAAGAACAAGTTGAGGCAAGACATATTTTAGTGGAAGACGAAAAAACGGCAAATGAAATCGTACAAAAGCTAGAAGACGGTGAAGATTTTGCTGAATTAGCGAAAGAGTATTCAACAGATGAAGGTTCAGGCGCACTGGGCGGAGACTTAGGTTTCTTTACACGCGGTAGAATGGTACCTGAGTTCGAAGAAAAAGCCTTTTCTTTGAAAGTCGGCGAAATTAGCGAACCTGTAAAAAGTGAATATGGTTACCATATCATTGAAGTATTAGATAAAAAAGAAGCAAAAGATGCCGTTTTTGAAGACCATGTTGTTGAGATTCGCGAAAAGCTATTTGAAGACAAAATGCAAACTGAATACGTCACTTGGTTAGAAGAAGCAAGAGAAAAATACGACATCAAAAACAATCTAGACAAATAA